One genomic segment of Ipomoea triloba cultivar NCNSP0323 chromosome 9, ASM357664v1 includes these proteins:
- the LOC116028367 gene encoding 60S ribosomal protein L8-like gives MGRVIRAQRKGAGSVFKSHTHHRKGPARFRSLDFGERNGYLKGVVSEIIHDPGRGAPLARVTFRHPFRFQHQKELFVAAEGMYTGQFVYCGKKANLIVGNVLPLRSIPEGAVVCNVEHKVGDRGVFARCSGDYVIVISHNPDNGTTRIKLPSGSKKIVPSGCRAMIGQVAGGGRTEKPLLKAGNAYHKFRVKRNCWPKVRGVAMNPVEHPHGGGNHQHIGHASTVRRDAPPGQKVGLIAARRTGRLRGQAAATASKADKA, from the exons ATGGGACGAGTGATCAGAGCTCAACGTAAGGGTGCCGGATCGGTTTTCAAGTCCCACACCCACCACCGCAAGGGCCCCGCCCGCTTCCGCTCCCTCGACTTCGGCGAGCGCAATGGCTACCTCAAGGGTGTGGTGTCTGAGATCATCCACGACCCCGGTCGCGGCGCCCCGCTCGCTCGCGTCACCTTCCGTCACCCCTTCCGCTTCCAGCACCAGAAGGAGCTTTTCGTGGCCGCCGAGGGCATGTACACCGGCCAGTTCGTCTACTGTGGTAAGAAGGCTAACCTCATCGTCGGCAACGTGCTGCCTCTCAGATCTATCCCCGAAGGTGCCGTCGTTTGCAATGTCGAGCACAAGGTTGGAGACCGCGGTGTCTTTGCCAGGTGCTCTGGTGATTACGTTATTGTTATCAGTCACAACCCCGATAATGGAACTACCAG GATTAAGTTGCCATCAGGATCAAAGAAGATTGTTCCGAGTGGGTGCAGGGCCATGATTGGTCAGGTTGCTGGAGGTGGAAGAACAGAGAAACCACTCCTCAAAGCTGGAAATGCTTATCACAAGTTCCGCGTTAAGAGGAACTGCTGGCCTAAGGTCCGTGGTGTTGCCATGAATCCCGTTGAGCATCCTCACGGTGGTGGTAACCACCAGCACATTGGTCATGCCAGCACTGTCCGTCGTGATGCTCCACCAGGCCAAAAGGTTGGGCTCATTGCTGCAAGGAGGACTGGTCGTCTCCGTGGTCAAGCTGCCGCCACTGCTTCCAAGGCCGATAAGGCATAA